A genome region from Dendrosporobacter quercicolus includes the following:
- a CDS encoding TrmH family RNA methyltransferase yields the protein MITSLQNSTVKLAASLKQRKHREATGLFMAEGVRLVEEAIGSNWRIESCLYTEQALANQRVQAIINTLSARDCRLLAVSGAVYAKISDTEQPQGIMTLIRRNSQALSSVLDTDQALLVILDGLQDPGNLGAVIRTADAAGATAVILTKGCTDLYAGKAVRSTMGSLFHIPLVEGVIYEDLIHLLQEQDIALLATSLASARNYLAADYKQPVAIVFGNEGQGVNPVLLDKAEERIYIPILGRAESLNVAAAAAVILYEAVRQRC from the coding sequence ATGATAACCAGCTTACAAAATAGTACGGTTAAATTGGCCGCTTCATTGAAACAACGCAAGCATCGCGAGGCAACAGGCTTATTTATGGCCGAAGGAGTGCGGCTGGTAGAAGAAGCCATTGGCTCGAACTGGCGGATTGAGTCTTGTTTATATACGGAGCAGGCTTTGGCCAATCAGCGGGTGCAGGCCATCATCAATACCCTGTCGGCCAGAGACTGCCGCTTGCTTGCGGTATCCGGGGCGGTTTATGCCAAAATTTCCGATACCGAGCAGCCGCAGGGGATCATGACATTAATCCGCAGGAACAGCCAAGCTTTGTCGTCGGTGCTGGACACTGATCAGGCGCTGCTGGTAATTTTGGATGGTCTGCAGGATCCCGGCAATCTTGGCGCAGTTATTCGAACTGCGGATGCGGCCGGAGCGACTGCCGTCATCCTTACGAAAGGGTGTACTGACCTTTACGCCGGCAAGGCGGTGCGGTCCACTATGGGCTCGCTGTTTCATATCCCGCTCGTGGAAGGTGTGATTTATGAAGACTTAATCCACTTACTGCAAGAACAGGACATCGCTCTGCTGGCAACTTCCTTAGCTTCTGCCCGGAATTATTTAGCAGCCGATTACAAACAGCCGGTGGCTATTGTGTTCGGCAATGAGGGCCAGGGGGTAAATCCGGTACTATTAGATAAGGCTGAGGAGCGTATTTACATACCGATTCTAGGCCGGGCGGAATCATTAAATGTTGCGGCTGCGGCTGCAGTTATTCTGTATGAAGCCGTCCGGCAGCGGTGTTAG
- a CDS encoding TrkH family potassium uptake protein yields the protein MEQKSEAANLLDVTRWKLTPYQVLSLSFAGLILAGAFLLMMPLASATGQSLSFVDALFTSTSAVCVTGLSIVDTGAYFSRFGQIVLILLIQAGGLGIMTMATLMALLMRKKIQLRERLVMQEALNQLTFAGIVRLTKYVIQVTLAIEFTGGTILAVRWYPEYGLEGIYFGYWHAISSFCNAGFDLFGGYQGLTGHVEDVTVNLSVSVMVILGGIGFAVLADLWENKKFAACSLHTKVVLATSGFLIAFGAIVVFLLEYDNPNTLGALSLKGKLLGSYFQAVTPRSAGYHTLNIADLQRATQFFLIILMFIGASPASTGGGVKTTTFAVLSAAIWALIRGKNDAELFQRRISQNIIYKSFAVVFIAAALVIFVTMMLSVSEDLPFLAILFEVVSAFGTVGLSMGITASLSDWGKVLIAITMFAGRVGPVTLALALALRTKKSPVQYPEGKITIG from the coding sequence TTGGAACAAAAGTCTGAAGCGGCTAATTTACTGGATGTTACCCGCTGGAAACTGACGCCATATCAAGTTCTTAGCCTGAGCTTTGCCGGCTTAATCCTGGCAGGCGCATTTCTGCTCATGATGCCGCTGGCCTCGGCTACCGGTCAAAGCCTGAGTTTTGTCGATGCTTTATTTACATCAACTTCAGCGGTGTGCGTGACCGGTCTGTCAATTGTTGATACGGGTGCTTATTTCTCACGCTTTGGTCAAATTGTGTTGATTTTGTTAATTCAGGCCGGCGGACTGGGCATTATGACCATGGCGACCCTGATGGCTTTATTAATGCGTAAAAAAATTCAATTGCGGGAACGCCTGGTTATGCAGGAGGCGCTCAATCAACTGACTTTTGCCGGGATCGTCAGGCTGACCAAGTATGTGATACAGGTTACGCTGGCGATTGAATTTACCGGCGGTACCATTCTGGCGGTCCGATGGTATCCGGAGTATGGTTTAGAGGGCATTTATTTTGGTTACTGGCATGCCATTTCCTCTTTCTGTAACGCCGGCTTTGACTTGTTCGGCGGATATCAGGGGCTGACCGGTCATGTTGAGGATGTTACCGTCAATCTGTCTGTCAGTGTAATGGTTATTCTGGGCGGGATTGGTTTTGCAGTGCTGGCCGATTTATGGGAGAATAAAAAGTTTGCTGCGTGTTCACTGCATACCAAAGTAGTATTGGCGACCTCCGGATTTTTGATTGCTTTTGGAGCAATCGTTGTATTTTTGCTGGAATACGATAATCCTAATACCCTGGGAGCGTTATCGCTCAAAGGCAAGCTGCTTGGCAGTTATTTTCAGGCTGTTACGCCGCGCAGTGCGGGCTATCATACTTTGAATATTGCCGATTTGCAGAGAGCGACGCAGTTTTTTTTGATTATTTTGATGTTTATAGGCGCTTCACCGGCTTCGACGGGCGGCGGCGTTAAGACGACTACGTTTGCCGTGCTAAGCGCAGCTATTTGGGCCTTGATCAGAGGGAAGAATGATGCTGAGCTGTTTCAACGCCGGATTTCCCAAAATATTATCTATAAGTCCTTTGCCGTAGTGTTTATTGCCGCCGCCCTGGTTATTTTTGTCACGATGATGCTCAGCGTCAGTGAAGATCTGCCTTTTCTGGCTATTCTGTTTGAAGTGGTATCGGCTTTTGGCACGGTTGGTTTAAGTATGGGCATTACCGCTTCATTAAGTGACTGGGGCAAGGTGTTGATCGCAATCACCATGTTTGCCGGCAGGGTGGGGCCGGTCACCCTGGCGCTGGCATTGGCGCTGCGAACGAAAAAGTCGCCTGTTCAGTATCCGGAGGGCAAGATAACAATAGGCTAG
- the infC gene encoding translation initiation factor IF-3, which translates to MSKESLKINEEIRAREVRVTSSTGEQLGIMPTREALRLAAEQQLDLVEVAPMGKPPVCRIMDYGKFKFEQQKRDKEAKKKQKVVTVKEVKLRPNIEDHDFNVKLKNALRFIEDGDKVKVTIMFRGRELSHPELGRQILVKMANELKNLVTVEREPKLEGKNMIMILSPKPHN; encoded by the coding sequence ATTAGTAAAGAAAGTTTAAAAATCAATGAGGAAATTCGTGCAAGAGAGGTTCGTGTAACAAGTTCCACCGGTGAACAGCTAGGAATTATGCCGACCAGGGAAGCCCTGCGTCTGGCGGCCGAGCAACAATTGGACCTGGTAGAAGTGGCGCCAATGGGGAAGCCCCCGGTTTGCCGGATTATGGATTACGGGAAATTTAAATTCGAACAGCAAAAGCGCGATAAAGAGGCGAAGAAAAAGCAAAAAGTGGTAACTGTCAAAGAAGTAAAACTTCGTCCTAATATTGAAGATCACGATTTTAACGTCAAGCTGAAGAATGCTCTTAGGTTTATCGAAGATGGCGACAAGGTTAAAGTCACCATCATGTTTCGGGGCAGGGAGTTATCCCATCCTGAATTAGGTAGACAGATATTAGTTAAAATGGCCAATGAACTCAAAAATCTGGTAACAGTTGAGCGTGAGCCAAAGCTTGAAGGTAAAAATATGATAATGATCCTATCACCAAAGCCGCATAACTAA
- a CDS encoding potassium channel family protein, which translates to MKKKQFAVIGLGRFGISMADTLHKMGYDVLAIDKDEQRVQEVSDSVTHVVQADTTDEDALLALGIRNFDVVVVSIGEDIQANVLTTLQLKELGVRHIVAKARNPLHGKMLHKLGADRVVYPERDMAQRVAHNLVSTNVLDYIELSPQFSIAEINAPKRLINQSLIEADLRGTYGINVVAIKRGESVIVTPLPDEKIHENDILVVVGGNEGVQRLEELE; encoded by the coding sequence TTGAAAAAGAAGCAGTTTGCGGTGATTGGCCTGGGCCGCTTTGGCATCAGCATGGCAGATACTCTGCATAAAATGGGTTATGATGTGCTGGCAATTGATAAGGATGAGCAACGGGTGCAGGAAGTGAGCGACAGCGTCACTCATGTGGTACAAGCCGACACCACTGATGAGGATGCGTTGCTGGCTTTAGGCATCAGAAATTTTGATGTGGTGGTAGTATCCATTGGCGAGGACATTCAGGCCAATGTTTTAACTACTTTGCAGCTTAAGGAACTGGGAGTCCGGCATATTGTCGCGAAAGCCCGCAATCCGCTGCACGGTAAAATGCTGCATAAATTAGGTGCAGACCGGGTGGTATATCCGGAACGCGATATGGCCCAGCGGGTGGCCCATAACCTAGTGTCAACCAACGTATTGGATTATATTGAGCTTTCACCGCAATTTAGTATTGCGGAAATCAATGCACCCAAAAGGCTAATTAATCAGAGCTTAATTGAAGCTGATCTTCGCGGAACATATGGTATTAACGTAGTGGCAATCAAACGGGGCGAGTCAGTTATTGTGACGCCGCTGCCTGACGAAAAAATACATGAAAATGATATCCTCGTGGTCGTTGGCGGCAACGAGGGGGTTCAGCGGTTGGAGGAACTGGAGTGA
- the pheS gene encoding phenylalanine--tRNA ligase subunit alpha encodes MEQQLHDLRRQAATELAAAQNVDKLNELRVKYLGKKGSLTAVLRGLGALAPEERPRVGQIVNEVRTELELLVEAKSNELKQAQLALRLASEKIDVTLPGRKGGGGHKHPLTATLEQIKSIFMRLGFAIADGPEIETDYYNFEALNLPKDHPARDMQDSFFITEELVLRTHTSPVQVRTMQRSEPNQPIRVIAPGKVYRRDYDATHSPMFHQVEGLVVDKGISLADLKGTLELFIHEMFGSKVGVRFRPSFFPFTEPSAEVDISCVMCSSKGCRVCKGTGWLEILGSGMVHPRVLEMSKYDPEQVSGFAFGMGVERIAMLIYGIDDLRLFYDNDLRFLRQF; translated from the coding sequence ATGGAACAGCAATTACATGACCTGAGACGACAGGCGGCAACAGAGCTGGCGGCAGCGCAAAATGTTGATAAACTGAATGAATTAAGGGTTAAATATTTAGGAAAAAAAGGAAGTTTGACGGCCGTATTGCGGGGATTAGGCGCACTGGCTCCGGAGGAACGGCCGCGGGTTGGACAAATTGTCAACGAAGTCAGAACTGAGCTGGAGCTGCTGGTTGAAGCCAAAAGCAATGAATTGAAGCAAGCTCAGCTTGCTTTGCGGCTGGCCTCAGAGAAGATTGACGTAACGCTGCCCGGACGAAAAGGCGGCGGCGGGCATAAGCATCCTTTGACTGCCACGCTTGAGCAAATTAAATCCATTTTTATGCGTCTGGGCTTTGCCATCGCGGACGGACCGGAAATCGAAACCGATTATTATAATTTCGAAGCGCTGAATTTGCCCAAAGACCATCCGGCCCGTGATATGCAGGATTCGTTTTTTATTACCGAGGAACTGGTGCTGCGTACCCATACTTCGCCGGTGCAGGTGAGGACAATGCAGCGTAGTGAGCCTAACCAGCCAATTAGAGTGATCGCCCCGGGCAAGGTTTACCGCCGGGATTATGATGCCACGCATTCGCCAATGTTTCATCAGGTGGAAGGCCTGGTTGTCGATAAGGGAATTAGCTTGGCTGATCTTAAAGGGACGCTGGAATTATTCATTCATGAAATGTTCGGCAGCAAGGTCGGAGTCCGCTTCAGGCCAAGCTTTTTTCCGTTTACTGAACCCAGTGCGGAAGTCGATATTTCCTGCGTAATGTGCAGCAGTAAAGGCTGCCGGGTTTGCAAGGGTACAGGCTGGCTGGAAATACTCGGCTCCGGGATGGTTCATCCCCGGGTGCTGGAAATGAGTAAGTACGATCCTGAACAGGTGAGCGGTTTTGCGTTTGGGATGGGCGTGGAGCGGATTGCCATGCTGATTTATGGCATTGATGATCTACGGCTGTTTTATGACAATGATTTGCGGTTTTTGCGTCAGTTTTAA
- the rplT gene encoding 50S ribosomal protein L20, with protein sequence MPRVKKGVTAHRRHKKILKLAKGYRGARSKQFKKANETVMKALYYARSDRRAKKGDFRKLWIARINAAARINGISYSQLINGLKKAGVEVNRKMLADLAVNDSAAFGQLVATAKEQLQ encoded by the coding sequence ATGCCAAGAGTTAAAAAAGGCGTGACTGCACATAGACGTCATAAAAAGATTTTAAAACTAGCCAAAGGGTATCGGGGTGCAAGGAGCAAGCAGTTTAAAAAAGCCAATGAAACTGTGATGAAGGCTCTGTACTATGCCCGCAGTGACCGGCGCGCCAAAAAAGGCGATTTTCGAAAATTATGGATTGCCCGGATTAATGCCGCAGCCCGTATTAACGGTATTTCTTACAGTCAATTGATTAATGGCCTGAAGAAAGCCGGCGTAGAAGTTAACCGGAAGATGCTGGCTGATCTTGCTGTCAACGACAGTGCGGCTTTCGGCCAATTGGTCGCCACCGCAAAAGAGCAACTGCAATAA
- the thrS gene encoding threonine--tRNA ligase → MEKIIVTLKDGSSREVEKNTTLQEFVKSLSRSLAKSALAAKVDGKLVDLRLPLAADAAVEFVTFEDAEGKDVLRHSASHVLAQAVKRLYRDVKLAIGPAIVNGFYYDFDTPKPFSSEDLAKIQAEMEKIIQENLPIERLELTRDAAIEKFEALGEAYKVELIRDLPADVTISLYQQGEFSDLCAGPHVVSTGRVKAVKLQSLAGAYWRGDEKRKMLQRIYGTAFEKKAELDAYLTMLEEAAKRDHRKLGRELDLFSLQEEGPGFPFFHAKGMIIRNELENFWRRLHVKYGYQEIKTPIILTQKLWQQSGHWDHYRENMYFTTIDDEGYAVKPMNCPGGILVYRTQHHSYRDFPLRTAELGLVHRHELSGALHGLMRVRSFTQDDAHIFMLSSQIKSEINRVIDLFDTVYSTFGLSYHAELSTKPEKAMGSDEIWETATNALQEALEERGMVYKINEGDGAFYGPKIDFHLRDSIGRTWQCGTIQLDMMLPEKFDLTYVGEDGQKHRPVMIHRVAYGSLERFIGILIEHYAGAFPVWLAPVQVKILPITDRHIDYAQKIAGQMFDRDIRVEVDERNEKIGYKIREGQLEKVPYILVVGDKEAESGNVAVRKRGEGDLGAKPVAAFITEVLTQIVEKS, encoded by the coding sequence ATGGAAAAGATTATCGTTACTCTGAAAGACGGCAGCAGCCGTGAAGTTGAGAAGAATACTACTCTTCAGGAGTTTGTCAAATCCCTAAGCCGCAGTTTGGCAAAAAGCGCTTTGGCGGCTAAGGTGGACGGAAAACTGGTGGATTTGCGTCTGCCGCTGGCTGCGGATGCGGCGGTGGAGTTTGTTACCTTTGAGGATGCTGAAGGCAAGGATGTTTTGCGGCATAGTGCTTCGCACGTTTTGGCCCAGGCGGTTAAACGGCTGTATCGTGATGTAAAGCTGGCGATTGGACCGGCAATTGTCAATGGCTTTTATTATGATTTTGATACTCCTAAGCCTTTCAGCAGTGAGGATTTAGCTAAGATTCAAGCCGAAATGGAGAAAATCATTCAGGAGAATCTTCCGATTGAACGGCTGGAGCTTACCCGGGACGCTGCAATTGAAAAATTTGAAGCCTTAGGCGAGGCCTATAAAGTTGAGTTAATCCGGGATTTACCGGCTGACGTTACCATTTCTTTGTATCAGCAAGGAGAATTTAGTGATTTGTGCGCCGGACCCCATGTGGTTTCAACCGGGCGGGTTAAAGCGGTCAAACTGCAAAGTCTGGCCGGCGCTTATTGGCGCGGCGATGAAAAACGGAAAATGCTGCAGCGGATTTACGGCACCGCTTTTGAAAAAAAAGCTGAACTTGACGCCTATTTAACGATGCTGGAGGAAGCGGCCAAACGCGATCATCGCAAATTAGGCCGGGAACTGGATTTGTTCAGCCTTCAGGAGGAAGGGCCAGGGTTTCCTTTTTTTCATGCCAAAGGTATGATAATCCGCAATGAACTGGAAAACTTCTGGCGCAGGCTGCATGTGAAATATGGCTATCAGGAGATCAAGACCCCGATTATTCTTACGCAGAAATTATGGCAGCAATCCGGTCACTGGGATCATTACCGCGAAAATATGTACTTTACTACCATTGATGATGAAGGCTATGCCGTTAAACCAATGAACTGTCCGGGCGGTATACTGGTTTACCGTACGCAGCACCACAGTTACCGCGATTTTCCGCTGCGGACGGCCGAGCTAGGCTTGGTGCACCGTCATGAGCTGTCCGGGGCGCTGCACGGCCTAATGCGGGTGAGGAGTTTTACGCAGGATGACGCTCATATCTTTATGCTGTCTTCACAGATCAAGTCGGAAATTAACCGGGTGATTGATTTGTTTGATACGGTGTACAGTACCTTCGGCTTAAGCTATCATGCCGAGTTAAGCACTAAACCCGAAAAGGCCATGGGGTCTGATGAAATATGGGAAACTGCGACAAACGCCCTGCAGGAAGCGTTGGAGGAGCGCGGCATGGTCTATAAAATCAACGAAGGCGACGGCGCTTTCTACGGGCCTAAAATAGATTTTCATCTCAGGGATTCTATCGGCCGTACCTGGCAGTGCGGGACCATTCAGCTGGATATGATGCTGCCGGAGAAGTTTGATCTGACCTATGTGGGCGAAGACGGTCAGAAACACCGCCCGGTCATGATACACCGGGTTGCTTACGGCAGCCTTGAACGCTTTATCGGAATCCTGATTGAGCATTATGCCGGGGCATTCCCGGTTTGGCTGGCGCCGGTGCAGGTAAAAATACTGCCGATTACTGACCGCCATATTGACTATGCCCAAAAAATAGCCGGTCAGATGTTTGACCGGGATATCCGGGTTGAAGTTGATGAGCGCAATGAAAAGATTGGCTATAAGATTCGCGAAGGACAACTGGAAAAAGTTCCGTATATTCTGGTCGTCGGCGACAAGGAAGCCGAGTCGGGCAATGTGGCGGTAAGGAAACGCGGTGAAGGAGATCTTGGGGCTAAACCGGTAGCTGCGTTTATTACTGAAGTTTTGACCCAAATTGTCGAAAAGTCTTAA
- a CDS encoding class II fructose-bisphosphate aldolase, which translates to MALVTLREVLQDARKRKYAVGGFNVFNFETLGAVVEVAEELKTPLVVGIPERLFKFVDVDTLSAAMVRVAKRAHVPIALHLDHGYTRDGIMKAIHWGFTSVMFDGSSLSFADNLNRTKEICRIAHSLGVSVEGELGYIGSCSNIEAISDEHLVTADAAAEFVDRTEVDALAVAIGNHHGAYRGRTMLNFSRLNELSSTIDIPLVMHGGAKLAAADYRNSISSGISKVNIATDMSLTAAEKLKSELSKKATSNYIHLMSVVKKGVKDSARSYMLNFDCILKAAAM; encoded by the coding sequence TTGGCCTTGGTAACCCTGCGAGAAGTACTTCAGGATGCCCGCAAGCGGAAATATGCAGTTGGCGGTTTTAATGTATTTAACTTTGAGACTCTAGGCGCTGTTGTCGAAGTTGCGGAAGAACTGAAAACTCCCCTGGTTGTTGGAATTCCTGAGCGTTTGTTTAAGTTTGTTGACGTTGATACCTTAAGTGCTGCAATGGTCCGGGTAGCAAAAAGAGCTCATGTTCCAATCGCTCTCCACTTAGATCATGGCTATACCCGGGACGGAATTATGAAAGCCATACACTGGGGCTTTACCTCTGTGATGTTTGACGGGTCCAGCCTGTCATTTGCGGACAATCTAAACCGAACAAAAGAAATTTGTCGAATAGCCCATTCTCTTGGCGTATCAGTCGAAGGAGAATTGGGCTATATTGGTAGTTGCAGCAATATTGAAGCGATCAGTGACGAACATCTGGTGACGGCCGATGCGGCTGCTGAATTTGTTGACAGAACCGAGGTTGATGCGCTGGCAGTCGCTATCGGCAATCATCACGGCGCTTACCGCGGGAGGACCATGCTGAATTTTTCACGGTTGAACGAACTAAGCAGTACCATTGACATCCCGCTGGTTATGCACGGCGGCGCTAAACTGGCTGCGGCTGACTACCGCAATTCGATCAGTTCGGGCATTTCCAAGGTCAATATTGCCACAGACATGTCCTTGACGGCGGCTGAAAAATTAAAATCCGAGCTAAGCAAAAAGGCTACCTCAAATTATATACATCTCATGTCCGTTGTTAAGAAAGGCGTCAAAGATTCGGCGCGCAGTTATATGCTGAATTTTGACTGCATTTTAAAGGCTGCGGCAATGTAA
- the ytxC gene encoding putative sporulation protein YtxC, with product MKLLSVGLTDTTDEVRAKLQLDCIKLTQEGFRVAIDEINKGHYTFLGCNVIEGELSFRNYERIKNLLKSYVAAILAEIIVAHEEKKIIRRIVEHNYHYFSENERSIIYHNALKLLEGSSLLEPAFNYTARRDSILGKLADYLDTHHELVVEGFINFRLKEYRDKLTDLVDKAVDDFMMEVEHQEFISVLRYFVDVQETRVEEVHVVVDKGGTYRVLDSHGKAVNSQYLENFAAQSSGQINYEDLLITALITIAPYNIILHNTGAARRSDIVETIKSVFEGRVIVCSGCELCLAGIHIDSVDR from the coding sequence GATACAACGGATGAAGTCCGGGCAAAATTGCAGCTTGATTGCATAAAATTAACACAGGAAGGCTTTCGGGTCGCCATTGATGAAATAAATAAAGGGCATTATACCTTTCTTGGCTGTAATGTGATTGAGGGCGAATTATCATTTCGCAACTATGAGCGGATTAAGAACCTGTTAAAAAGTTATGTTGCGGCTATTTTAGCCGAAATCATTGTAGCCCATGAAGAAAAAAAGATAATCAGACGGATTGTCGAGCATAATTATCATTATTTTAGCGAAAACGAGCGCAGTATCATTTATCATAACGCCCTGAAGTTATTGGAAGGCAGCAGCCTGCTGGAGCCGGCCTTTAATTACACGGCCAGGCGTGATTCTATCTTAGGGAAATTAGCGGACTATTTGGATACTCATCACGAGTTGGTTGTTGAGGGATTTATCAATTTCCGGCTGAAAGAGTACCGGGATAAATTAACTGATCTGGTGGATAAAGCGGTTGATGATTTTATGATGGAGGTTGAGCATCAGGAGTTTATCAGTGTGCTCCGTTATTTCGTCGATGTGCAGGAAACCAGAGTGGAAGAAGTGCATGTGGTTGTTGACAAGGGCGGAACTTACCGGGTGCTGGACTCGCACGGCAAGGCCGTGAACAGTCAATACCTGGAGAACTTTGCCGCACAAAGCAGCGGTCAGATTAACTATGAGGACTTGCTGATTACGGCGTTAATTACCATCGCTCCTTATAATATTATTCTGCACAATACCGGCGCTGCCCGGCGGAGCGATATTGTGGAAACCATCAAAAGCGTATTTGAAGGCCGGGTGATTGTATGCTCCGGGTGTGAATTATGTTTAGCAGGTATCCATATTGACAGTGTCGACAGATAA
- a CDS encoding YqzL family protein, whose product MVTAEFFWRVFEATGSIAAYLLYKRLMLQ is encoded by the coding sequence ATGGTGACCGCCGAATTCTTTTGGAGAGTATTTGAAGCCACTGGTTCTATTGCTGCATACTTATTGTATAAAAGGTTAATGTTACAATAG
- the rpmI gene encoding 50S ribosomal protein L35, protein MPKMKTRKSAAKRFKATGTGEFKRAKAFKKHILEKKSPARKRNLRKAALVSKSDHERVARMLPYA, encoded by the coding sequence ATGCCGAAAATGAAAACCCGTAAAAGTGCTGCAAAACGTTTTAAAGCAACCGGTACCGGCGAATTCAAACGGGCCAAAGCGTTTAAAAAGCATATTCTTGAAAAAAAATCACCTGCCCGCAAACGCAACCTGCGTAAGGCCGCTCTTGTCAGCAAGTCTGATCATGAGCGTGTAGCAAGAATGCTTCCTTACGCCTAA